From Pseudobdellovibrio exovorus JSS, a single genomic window includes:
- the ychF gene encoding redox-regulated ATPase YchF yields MALQVGIVGLPNVGKSTLFNALTSAKAEAANYPFCTIDPNVGIVTVPDPRLDKITGFVKPQSVVPTTMEFVDIAGIVKGASQGEGLGNQFLGHIKQTDAIVHVVRCFDDPNVIHVSGSVDPLRDMDVINTELMLADYETVDKKLKRIEKAAKTSADPKVKMDLDVTQRLHQALAQGKPARSVVLNDLEAPYARELHLLTSKPVLYACNVSDTDFAAGGNDWVRAVEKRAAEENNKTILICSAMEAEIAQLPPEERTEFLSSMGATEPGLNRLIREAYALLGLATYFTAGEKEVRAWTIKIGMKAPQAAGVIHTDFEKGFIRAEAYHCEDLFTLKSEAAVKVAGKYRSEGKDYTVKDGDILFFKFNV; encoded by the coding sequence ATGGCTTTACAAGTGGGAATCGTCGGGCTTCCGAACGTGGGAAAATCAACATTATTCAATGCTTTAACATCAGCTAAGGCTGAGGCAGCGAACTACCCCTTCTGCACTATCGATCCAAACGTAGGCATTGTAACTGTACCTGATCCGCGCCTAGATAAAATCACGGGCTTCGTAAAACCTCAAAGCGTTGTTCCGACAACAATGGAGTTCGTGGACATCGCAGGTATCGTAAAAGGTGCCAGCCAAGGTGAAGGCTTAGGAAATCAATTCTTAGGACATATCAAACAGACAGATGCTATCGTGCACGTGGTTCGTTGTTTTGATGATCCAAATGTTATTCACGTATCTGGTAGCGTTGATCCATTACGCGATATGGATGTGATCAACACAGAGTTGATGTTAGCCGATTACGAAACTGTTGATAAAAAATTAAAACGTATTGAAAAAGCGGCGAAGACCTCTGCTGATCCTAAAGTAAAAATGGATTTAGACGTGACTCAACGTCTTCATCAAGCTTTAGCACAAGGAAAACCCGCTCGTTCTGTTGTTCTGAATGACTTAGAAGCTCCTTATGCACGCGAATTGCATTTATTGACGAGCAAACCAGTTCTTTATGCTTGCAACGTTTCAGATACAGACTTTGCAGCTGGCGGAAATGACTGGGTTCGCGCTGTTGAAAAACGTGCGGCTGAAGAAAACAATAAAACTATTTTGATTTGCTCGGCTATGGAAGCAGAAATTGCTCAGTTACCACCAGAAGAAAGAACAGAGTTCTTATCTAGTATGGGAGCCACAGAGCCAGGCTTAAATCGTCTGATTCGTGAAGCCTACGCGCTTTTAGGTCTTGCAACTTACTTCACTGCTGGTGAAAAAGAAGTGCGCGCATGGACCATCAAAATCGGTATGAAAGCTCCACAAGCTGCTGGTGTGATCCACACCGACTTCGAAAAAGGGTTCATCCGCGCTGAGGCTTATCACTGTGAAGATTTATTCACTTTAAAGTCGGAAGCGGCAGTTAAAGTTGCTGGTAAATACCGCTCTGAAGGGAAAGACTACACCGTCAAAGACGGTGATATTCTATTCTTTAAATTCAACGTTTAA
- a CDS encoding lytic transglycosylase domain-containing protein produces the protein MKTKTLRFRTVLTCITAFLLSSTALANHLEDYFKYRSEGKKVSARTSLNKWNPKSFEEQSYKKYFMAMNENSTAMFWQLYQELAKSKKMLKLQHDSLKKILEIDVESKADTTAGLPEFPRIAKSMLANLRAQPEGFEYELLYLKWILKNKNLKELCQTERQRWLSQPTLALSEVILGLETCEMTFRDFTYRTRMLIFAGEEGKAQSEVNEFINLRKLSGWEKAFVQAVFYTNVGDPTSAFETLSPYADDLKNFDEYYANFFYIAIRAGELKKAEEVVNNIISSAGNDRRRREYTYQKAFLFYQTRRYKEASKILTTLINTHASHKRKNKTREYDDLTWLRAWCYYLDKDAPKAKEALLANQKWARDKARNLYWLAQAEWNMDNRVQAVEYFKQLAQPVRDGRFFSYYNYLAWLRYESYKDFATSELLQAHIGNMRAGRGFFVLPDGNSSWMMLQDYDAFFGDLGSTDEGSIQIANEEDLGEDDKKTKGLTVYTSKELQNEMSWADDLIKWGYRDLAKWHLFEVEKTLSGSPLTNKIQAEPLIRYYLDKEFYNRALALSNGVNPPSGKRLDLKEDNLLWTSLYPKAYVKDVEKEGGKRDISPYLIWSIMKAETQYKYDAISPVGAVGLMQFMPYTSQKVAIMLKEDHKVGDLFEPPTAVKYGAMYLRKLSDELGNQYPLMAAAYNGGPHRVKLWLRNFKEKDGTNTDYDVFIEHIPFNETRAYVKRVMSYYLTYTKLYDDKLDFASTKWLIEKNPFKLREPIVLKEEWPFDKDREVASKEKSAE, from the coding sequence ATGAAAACGAAAACACTCCGCTTCAGAACAGTTCTTACTTGCATCACGGCTTTCTTGCTTAGCAGTACGGCGTTGGCTAATCATCTTGAAGACTATTTCAAATATAGATCTGAAGGAAAAAAGGTAAGTGCGCGCACCAGCCTGAATAAATGGAATCCTAAAAGTTTTGAAGAGCAATCCTATAAAAAATATTTCATGGCTATGAATGAAAATTCAACGGCGATGTTTTGGCAGCTTTACCAAGAGTTGGCTAAAAGTAAAAAGATGCTGAAGCTTCAGCATGACTCTTTAAAAAAAATTCTAGAAATTGACGTCGAATCTAAAGCGGATACGACAGCGGGATTGCCAGAGTTTCCTCGTATTGCGAAGTCCATGTTGGCGAACTTGCGAGCTCAGCCCGAAGGCTTTGAATATGAACTTCTGTATTTGAAGTGGATTCTAAAAAATAAAAACTTAAAAGAACTCTGTCAGACAGAAAGACAGCGTTGGTTATCGCAGCCAACATTGGCTTTAAGTGAAGTGATTTTAGGCCTTGAAACTTGCGAAATGACATTTCGAGACTTTACTTACAGAACACGCATGTTAATTTTTGCTGGTGAAGAGGGGAAAGCACAAAGCGAAGTTAATGAGTTCATCAACTTACGAAAACTGAGCGGCTGGGAAAAAGCTTTCGTACAGGCAGTATTTTACACAAATGTTGGTGATCCCACTTCGGCTTTTGAAACTCTAAGCCCTTATGCGGATGATTTGAAAAACTTCGATGAGTACTACGCGAACTTTTTTTACATTGCGATTCGAGCTGGAGAGTTGAAAAAAGCAGAAGAAGTCGTGAATAACATTATATCTTCTGCTGGAAATGATCGTCGCCGCCGCGAGTACACCTATCAGAAAGCATTTTTGTTTTATCAAACACGTCGCTATAAAGAGGCTTCCAAAATTTTAACAACGTTGATCAACACGCATGCGTCGCATAAGCGTAAAAATAAAACACGCGAATATGATGATCTGACATGGTTAAGAGCGTGGTGCTATTACTTAGATAAAGATGCTCCTAAGGCGAAAGAAGCGCTGTTAGCCAATCAAAAGTGGGCGCGAGACAAAGCTCGTAACTTGTATTGGTTAGCTCAAGCCGAATGGAATATGGACAATCGCGTGCAGGCGGTAGAGTACTTTAAACAGTTGGCTCAGCCTGTGCGTGATGGACGATTTTTTAGCTATTACAATTATTTAGCGTGGCTTCGTTATGAGTCCTATAAAGATTTCGCTACATCAGAGCTATTACAAGCTCACATTGGCAATATGCGTGCAGGGCGTGGGTTCTTTGTTTTGCCTGATGGAAACTCATCATGGATGATGCTTCAAGATTACGATGCCTTCTTTGGTGATCTCGGCTCTACAGACGAGGGCAGTATTCAAATAGCCAATGAAGAAGATCTAGGTGAGGATGATAAAAAGACAAAAGGTTTAACCGTCTACACCTCAAAAGAATTACAAAATGAAATGTCATGGGCCGACGATTTAATTAAGTGGGGTTATCGTGACCTTGCAAAGTGGCATTTGTTCGAAGTCGAAAAAACACTTTCAGGTAGTCCTCTGACAAATAAAATCCAAGCCGAGCCATTGATTCGCTATTATTTAGATAAAGAGTTTTATAACCGCGCTTTAGCTCTTTCAAACGGAGTGAATCCTCCATCAGGTAAAAGGTTAGACTTGAAAGAGGACAATCTTCTGTGGACATCGCTGTATCCGAAGGCCTATGTCAAAGATGTCGAAAAAGAGGGTGGCAAGCGTGATATTTCACCTTATTTAATTTGGTCGATCATGAAAGCCGAAACGCAGTACAAGTACGATGCGATTTCTCCGGTGGGTGCAGTGGGTTTAATGCAGTTTATGCCGTACACATCACAAAAAGTGGCGATCATGTTGAAAGAGGACCACAAAGTTGGTGATCTTTTTGAGCCTCCGACTGCTGTTAAGTACGGAGCTATGTATTTAAGAAAACTTTCGGATGAGCTGGGGAATCAGTATCCACTTATGGCTGCTGCCTATAATGGTGGTCCACATCGTGTGAAGTTGTGGTTACGCAACTTCAAAGAAAAAGATGGCACGAATACGGATTACGACGTTTTCATTGAGCACATTCCATTTAATGAAACACGCGCGTACGTTAAAAGAGTAATGAGCTATTATTTGACATACACGAAGCTGTACGATGACAAATTAGATTTTGCGTCGACGAAATGGCTCATTGAAAAGAATCCATTTAAACTACGCGAGCCGATCGTCCTTAAAGAAGAATGGCCTTTTGATAAAGACCGCGAAGTTGCTTCTAAAGAAAAATCAGCAGAATAA
- a CDS encoding Crp/Fnr family transcriptional regulator: protein MNKISKETFKAGDFIFFEGDIETHFFIIESGSVSIFVKDKTGKKIEVARLSDGETFGEFALISQGARTASAQALTDVKVMKVSAEGYETMLNDLPLWASSMLRSFSKRLKQMNSNLKDLKSQ from the coding sequence ATGAATAAGATAAGCAAAGAGACATTCAAAGCCGGAGACTTTATTTTCTTCGAAGGTGATATTGAAACCCATTTTTTTATTATTGAATCTGGAAGTGTCTCTATTTTTGTAAAAGATAAAACTGGAAAAAAGATAGAAGTCGCACGTCTGTCTGATGGGGAAACTTTTGGAGAGTTCGCGCTGATCAGCCAAGGAGCCCGCACAGCCAGCGCTCAAGCCCTGACGGATGTGAAAGTGATGAAGGTTTCGGCCGAAGGGTACGAAACCATGCTGAATGACCTCCCCCTTTGGGCCTCGTCTATGTTGCGTTCGTTCTCTAAACGCCTGAAACAGATGAATAGCAATTTAAAAGACCTTAAATCCCAATAA